TTAGCtggagaaatttttcttttttttttcttttctcgatttaaatttttcttccattttctttgtatCTTGAGATGAAATTTCCTATGATTGGCGGACATTGCCGGCCATAGATATTAGATTAGGACACctattgattatatttattgaaaaactttagcaaattttactttactatCTCAGTTAAAATGATAGATGAGATAGTTTAACTAAGGAAAGTAGCGTAGAAAATCCTCAACTTGTGGAGTGaacattctataaatattttattgcatccTCGATGGTCTAAGCGGAACGTATaagatattttgatatttaacaaAAGGGTAATACAGGAAAATGGAAACTGAAGGCAGTGAGAAtgttcttcttatttcttcaCTATTTCCATTTTGGTACTTCGCCGAACTGGGCACTGAACGACGAGAATAACGTGTCACGACGCCATCCTCGCCATGGTCTCTgatgtatttttacaaatgCCTCGACAAACAGAGAAATACGTATCTTTTGCGTAGCGAAGAAGAATGTAAAGGAAAGATATTCGAGCAAAGTGATCGCAAAGGAACCGGCTTATTGCCGGATTCGTTTACTGctacttcttcttcgtcttctccttcttcttcttcttctccgtACCGCTCATTTTGTCAACTCTTTGCTTCGCGATTCTTTCCATTGGTGAAATAATCGGAGTCTTTTGTACTTTCGGCGGTGGCAGAGGCGGAGGCTTTGGCTTTGGAACTGGAACGTGCCtgtggaaattaattattcgtttcactaaattatctttcataacaataaacaaataaatcttACTTGATGAACATATGTATTTCTTGAAGGGATCGATCCTTAGTCACATTGATCCAAATGTTTGATTGTGTTCTAGGTTTCACGCATAAATCTTTGCCCACGCAACATTCGGCATTATCGCGTTCTTCTTGAGCCTCAAACTTTTTTTGCCAGCATTCTTCCCATTTACGCAAGCGTTCCTTTTCTTCTGCTTCGCGTTGTGCTTTTCCTGCTTGGTCCATCCATGTTTTCTCCACAGGCCGATGAAGTTTCTTTTCAGTGCGCTTCTTTTTTCCAGCTTGCTCCACTGTCTTCAGATTCTCTACATTCTCGACGTTTATCTTTTCCCAACACGGCTCGCTAATTGTTTCCTCCGGCCGTTTTAATTGCGGGAAAGTTTCTCCTTTAATAGTCGGTAATATCTTTCTCGTGATATTATTCAGATTAAAGAAGGCGTGAAAGAATATCGCTTCCCATTGGAGgattaataatgtattttcGGTTAGAATCCTGAGTAATATGTATGGAGAGATTaactgaaaaggaaaatataaaaccaataaaaacaaaaaaaataatagaagtaTCGCTAGTTTAACTCTCAAATGGTATATCATTGAATCATAGGAAAGTAATAGGAAgtcataaaaaaattttttgattaCCGAGGAGAAGTAGTGGTTGCTCAGGTTCGAATTGTGTGCTTCGTTATCTGTTATGCTTATCATGACTACGGACAATTTTGTTCCATGTGTATTTGAGTTAGAAAATATGGATAGTTTTCCTTGGTTAGGTGTTGAAACAAAAGCGATTAGTTATTGAGAAACAATTTCACTTTCATCGATTGTTCTCACAAGAACATGTGTTCagattcttcgatttttttcAACGAGTTATTTTATATCGCACTTATTCATCTTAAGGAAAGACTTGAAGTTCTATAAAACttaatttcttgtaatttctcgaataaattaatacatttaaatagTAATCTGTTTCAAGTAACGATCCTTAATAACCacttatatgaattttatatgacGTTAATACTtacgcaaataaaataaaatcatccGCCTTATTCGCTTGGTACATTATTCTCTTTACTTTCTAAGTATTAAGGAGAAGTTTCTTCTGTTTtccaagaaaagaaaagtttcttttcatttctgtcAACCACAGGTACAACTGTATTCCTTTACAGGACATCCACATTTTTTCACGGTCTCCTTGCTAAGCAAATCGCCGCGTGGTTTGGGTCCTGTCGATAGGGAGGAAGCACCGCAACAAGGTGAACAAGGAGCCGGCTTTGCACACGGGCTACATTTCCCTCCTGCAGCTGCTTGTTGACGAGCAATGGCGCGAAAAGTGGATATTGGCTCAGAACAACAACACGGGGAAGCTACTTGATCTTTCCGTCGGGCTTTCGGCGAACATGGACATTGTTCCCtagaaagagataaaagaagCTCGTATATTACTTAGTAAAAGATAATTGAAGAATTTGCAGTAATTATGCGGAGTTTCGATGTTttgaattgtatttattggaGGAGAAAAATAGTGTAAaagtttattttgaatttatctTGAATTTATATCACGTTTGAAAAAGTATATTGATTTTTAGTTGATTTTTGTtagtttattcaaattattggaaaatagaTCTATTTTCTTATTGCTGCAGTCCCATTAAATAAGTGAATAAATGTTGTGATAAagatctttcttttataatggACATCGAAGATAAAGCAATGGCACTGGAATGAAACAGAATGCACTCAGGCGTGACTAAAGTCTAGGCAAACTGATCTAGCTGAATTGCTTTCGCTTTCGAACGCGTCCAATTCGAACAAACGAACCTCTCTCTGCTCTAGTTTTAGCTCATCCTTCTGTTAGTCACGAGTGATTAGAGCTTTTTATCTGCCTATAGTGCAGAAAAGATCTAACATCTAAAAACTtagattatattttagtaatatgaGACAGTGtaagaaattaagaagaaaagaacaaagggcagttaaaaatatccaaaaataaactgatatttaaaaaatagtttttttaAAGTAgagattttgtaaaaattcagAATGCTAAAACGTAAGAATCCGGGATATTAAAGAGAGGAAATAACTACGCACGAATGATCAAACTGGTTGCACAACTGTTCATTTAACTCTTAGATTATTAGATCATTGAACCTAATTTTGTTCAAAAAGGATGcaaaacgagaaaaacgagTACCCTGAGGATGGTTGACGCAAGGCGCAGCACGGTCGTGGACCATAATCAGGAGGTTTAGCTAAGGGGGGGCACGAAGACGTCTGAACGATCGGTGTGGCACAACAGGTTCTTCCTGTAGACTCTCCACTACCATCGATACATTTCTTCGTACAGGTACACGTCAATGGAGCTGGTGTATAGCATTCAGAGGGTATCTTCTTGCATTGAAAAACAGGACTGTCGTCCGCCCCTTTAAACAGATATGGTTTCCTATTGTGTGGTATTTGAAACTGGGTGATGATCTTCTTGCCGAAACAGGAAGCTCTTATGTAAACTGTCACAGATCCAACGCATTGTCCTGTTGCCGTAGTAATTTTAAACGTGTCCTTGATCGTTTGACAAGGATTCGGTATTTTGAAGACCTGCTGGCTCAATACGGCGTTTATTATTGCTTTTGCCTCGATTTGATGACAGCCAACCAGCATCACATCTGGTAGCACTCCAGGTGGTAGTTTCTTATAGACTGATAGTTTTATGGGGAACGTGGTTAAAGGTCTCTGGAGAACGATCGATGGTAACGCGAATAAACAAGATTTTCCTTTCTTGAAAACCTGCGTGTCGCCTTCGGTGCAACCGCAGCCATCTGTCAGGGCTTCTTGGCAAATGTCGACTGACGGCAGGCTGAGAATCTGCggatttatttatgaaaatatgctTAGTGTAGATTCGATAGGTTTTTTGAattaaaacagaatttttaacggatttgtactttttaacgaaattgctggaattgaatatttaattttataacgataaaGCGAAAAGCCGATTGAAAGATTGTTTacctattaaaaaaatatataggaaCATGTTTACATGTGTAAAGATTGTGACTGGCGAAGATTTGTTTAGTCAATGATCTATTTGGGAGTTTAATAAAATGCTGAATTACCTGAAAGGAGACACAGGTACACGCAGGTAATAGATCGTCCTGCATTGCCCTTATCACTGGGATTTTAACCTTTTCGACTAGAAACTCGATCAAGAAAAGTTCCTGTTCATCCGCCATTTTTTGAAcacgatataatattatgaagtTTCGAATACGCTTCCCATAATTTTAGCTCTTGATTAtcagaatattttagaaaatttgtctGTTAACCCTCAATTTTGATATTGCCATCAAGTCGGACGGTTTCGAAAATTTTGAGATTCGGAAACCATCCAGAGGGCGCTTCGCAGTATAATTCAAAATGCCCATTCGTCTACGACTTTGAGAATAAATTGCGTCTCTcacttgtattattttacttcggcggattgtataatttttaaatagattattttattattattattatttatttttagtccgtgcctttcggttttggacgaactttcggtttacatttcttactaatttctaaatagataaaagatataatttgcTCTACTAATTCGAGTAAAATAATCCTCAAGTAGAAGTAGACTTCAAAACctcaaacaaattttaaaatactccACGAAGTAAATACTTAATCAGATCTAACAGTAAAAGTTTAATTCAACTTCGTAGTAAAGAATAAGTTTAATAGCAATCCGTATAAACGCAAAATGCAACATATACGACAATAAAATCAGTATTTTCGCATTTGTAATCCAAAAAACGGTATCTAAAAAAGACCCAATCTATccaattcatttctttttctttttcttcgcatgTGTCTTTTTGTACACCTTATCATCAGTCTGCATCTCTCTAGTCTCGCATCGGATAGGAGGTCCCCTTTCGGGCCCTTTCGGTGTTTTCATTTCCAACTGTATATCGGACTTTTCTCCAGCTCCGACAATCCCTTTTTTCCCAATTCTGAGGACGAACACGTCATGGTCAGGATCGGTATCTGGTGTAGCTTCGGACTCAGGTGCCACGGTGACTGTCGGCTTTTTGTCCTGACCTGTGTCCAGGATGCCGGACACTTTCAGAACTACAGCTTTCCCACACGGTTGCACCGGTCCACGACTCGATTGTATCAGACCGGCCTGCTTGTGCACATCGGAACAAATATTCGCTTTCGACGTCGTCAGCGGAGTTACTTCGCTGATCTGTTTGCAACTAACGTTTGGTTTCAACGTGGCTCCAACTGGCTGTCCACACGGTGTACAAGGATGTTGTTCCTTGATACAAACGCGACAAGGAGGCCCATCTTTCAATAATTCGTCTTTTGACTCCCTACAGACGTCCGCAATGTGAGGATCAACGATACGACATTTGTAAGTTGGTGATTTTTCGTTACACTCGCCGGCTTTGAAGATATAAGACGAGATAGTTCTATCAGGTGGCGCGTCAAATTCGGTGACGATAGTTTGCCCGAATGCAGAAATTCTGACGAACATGCATATATCGCCGATCGTgttttcgttataaattacagGAACTTCTCCCTCAAAGACTTTCGGTGGTGGTGCCATTTTATGCCAGCATTGCAACATTTCTTTTCGTAGGGCGGCGAAATGTTTGGAAATATCTAGCTCCCCGTTACCTATTAATACATCTGGTTTCACACATTCCGgcatttttttttgtatacatAGTTTGATAATTAGGTCCAAGTCTTTGTTGACCACAGTGTATTGATCTATGGCGAACATCACGGAGCGACCACAGAAGAAATACTCGATGTCGTCTGCAACTCCTGCTTGAGGTTGAAATAACGGGTCCACCGGAGTTATTTCGATACCGTTTTCCCCTTTGAAGTTGAGGAACTCCACGGATATCGTCGTGGGGACGAAAAACATTTGGTTGAGCTTCGCTAAACGTTCGCTGGTAACATGATGTATGAAGAATTCTAATAGGAAGAGATATTGTTCTTTGCAGTCTGGAGAAATAGCATCGCGACTTCCGAACTCTGGTACTGCTACCGCTTCCGGTTTGTTTTTGCTACTCTCCcttgaaatctttttcttcgcacGATGACCACGGTCCGTAGATCGATTCATAGACATCACGATAACCTGAATGAGGAATTAATAGAGCTTATTTGAAGTTTTCGGTGGGTGGAATTACTTGAATTTAcacttcgaatttttatgaaattagaattattaggTTAGGGCATTTCCATGAAGCTTGCCGCGAAAATTAGTCGTAATGGTTTCAGACAAGACGAACAACCTTGAGGAACTGGTTTCGATTTCTTGCTCAAAACTCGTTGGAACTTTCGATCGAGACGCGATTTGGCGCCAAGATGATCGGCTTGAAAGCGAGAAGCGGAACCGCATTCCCTTGATGAAGTTCTGAGAGTCACGTCAGAACCGATCAGCGACACTGTCATCTTGATGGGATGGTCGTGGTTATCTTCACTTGCAGACAGACGAACCACAGTTCCCATGGAACCTCAGTGAATCATCGATTCGATAAGTTTGACTGATTTGCAAACTCTGTAATTTCACAAGTAAATTTCACGTAGGagtttaattcttctttcttttttcgaatttgaaaatgttcatGGTATGAATAAGGAACTATTTAATTAGTGTTTGCATATGGCGaactgaaaattataatagcgTATATAATTTGAGATTTTGAgagtttaaatttaatcaaatattttgacTTTTTAAAGTATCATTTCTTTcgctattaatattttaatttgttattttaattaatatttaaaaatatttcattctcttgttgcaaaaatataatgaattttgtatattaaaatatcagaaCACTATTTCATGTAAACTTGTAGTGGAATAATTTACACCACCATGATTCTCAAACAGTCCTCCATATGAGAATTACAGGAGAAAAACATAATGAGcacatttttattgatttttttattttaatatcgttttattgctaaagaggaaaattttgatataaagtagaaaattagataaaaattcaattatggTAACATGGGATTAATCGACTATTCCCTTTTAAAGAGTCTGACTTATTATGTTCATCATCTACAGTCTTcgtataattatgatataatcaTCTTATGCCGGGGTGATCTAGTTTCCAGAGCCAGCACCTCTCGATTATTACATAACTGAGGTTTCGCCAACATTCTTATCCGATGGAGTATTTTACCATGGAAAACCGGCTCCCTTTCATAGATGCGTAGCTAAACATCTCAAGCCGATAAAAAGGACAGT
The DNA window shown above is from Bombus pyrosoma isolate SC7728 linkage group LG7, ASM1482585v1, whole genome shotgun sequence and carries:
- the LOC122569263 gene encoding uncharacterized protein LOC122569263, encoding MISITDNEAHNSNLSNHYFSSLISPYILLRILTENTLLILQWEAIFFHAFFNLNNITRKILPTIKGETFPQLKRPEETISEPCWEKINVENVENLKTVEQAGKKKRTEKKLHRPVEKTWMDQAGKAQREAEEKERLRKWEECWQKKFEAQEERDNAECCVGKDLCVKPRTQSNIWINVTKDRSLQEIHMFIKHVPVPKPKPPPLPPPKVQKTPIISPMERIAKQRVDKMSGTEKKKKKEKTKKK
- the LOC122569262 gene encoding uncharacterized protein LOC122569262, with the translated sequence MADEQELFLIEFLVEKVKIPVIRAMQDDLLPACTCVSFQILSLPSVDICQEALTDGCGCTEGDTQVFKKGKSCLFALPSIVLQRPLTTFPIKLSVYKKLPPGVLPDVMLVGCHQIEAKAIINAVLSQQVFKIPNPCQTIKDTFKITTATGQCVGSVTVYIRASCFGKKIITQFQIPHNRKPYLFKGADDSPVFQCKKIPSECYTPAPLTCTCTKKCIDGSGESTGRTCCATPIVQTSSCPPLAKPPDYGPRPCCALRQPSSGEQCPCSPKARRKDQVASPCCCSEPISTFRAIARQQAAAGGKCSPCAKPAPCSPCCGASSLSTGPKPRGDLLSKETVKKCGCPVKEYSCTCG
- the LOC122569256 gene encoding uncharacterized protein LOC122569256 — protein: MSMNRSTDRGHRAKKKISRESSKNKPEAVAVPEFGSRDAISPDCKEQYLFLLEFFIHHVTSERLAKLNQMFFVPTTISVEFLNFKGENGIEITPVDPLFQPQAGVADDIEYFFCGRSVMFAIDQYTVVNKDLDLIIKLCIQKKMPECVKPDVLIGNGELDISKHFAALRKEMLQCWHKMAPPPKVFEGEVPVIYNENTIGDICMFVRISAFGQTIVTEFDAPPDRTISSYIFKAGECNEKSPTYKCRIVDPHIADVCRESKDELLKDGPPCRVCIKEQHPCTPCGQPVGATLKPNVSCKQISEVTPLTTSKANICSDVHKQAGLIQSSRGPVQPCGKAVVLKVSGILDTGQDKKPTVTVAPESEATPDTDPDHDVFVLRIGKKGIVGAGEKSDIQLEMKTPKGPERGPPIRCETREMQTDDKVYKKTHAKKKKKK